The Mercurialis annua linkage group LG8, ddMerAnnu1.2, whole genome shotgun sequence genome window below encodes:
- the LOC126661761 gene encoding uncharacterized protein LOC126661761 — MMEMMMKKDAETEQTFKNHAATIHNLEVHNPQMVKALQSRNQGGLPSTTEENPRGHLKAIELRSGKALDDSYAGRATVVDKPPPPPPFVPKVPFQHRVKKPQDTCKFHKLLETFKKLQINISLANALREMSHYAKFLKEIITNKQSWDAEGPVTMTEKCSSIILSNLPTKLKDLGSFTIPCNIGNMQSVNCLCDLGASINLMPLSLFCSMFGDRQVQSTLMMLQLADHSLKKPHGIVEDVLVKVNKFIFPVDFVVLDYAADKECPMILGRPFMYSGRALIDVHDGKLTLRIGDESVEFDMRKITRHPNSGGECMRVDMMDELVEEKLAENKAIMPSMPSKEEEAEEEEYIEEPVLEPVLKSKHITPSSSEKPPKVELKILPAHLRYAFLGADSTLPIIISNKLTKN, encoded by the exons atgatggagatgatgatgaagaaggatgctGAGACGGAGCAGACATTTAAAAATCATGCTGCCACCATCCACAATCTTGAGGTACATAATCCGCAGATGGTTAAAGCACTGCAGAGCAGAAATCAagggggtttaccatccactactGAGGAAAACCCCAGAGGTCACCTCAAGGCTATTGAGTTGAGAAGTGGGAAAGCACTGGATGATTCATATGCAGGACGTGCTACA GTAGTTGATaaaccacctccaccacctcctTTTGTGCCAAAGGTGCCATTCCAACACAGAGTGAAGAAGCCGCAAGACACTTGCAAGTTTCACAAACTTCTTGAAACTTTCAAGAAGCTGCAGATAAACATCAGTCTGGCAAATGCATTGAGAGAGATGTCGCACTATGCAAAATTTCTCAAggagatcatcaccaacaagcAGAGTTGGGATGCAGAGGGACCAGTAACAATGACAGAAAAGTGCAGCTCAATCATATTGAGTAACCTACCGACCAAGCTTAAGGATCTAGGGAGTTTCACTATCCCTTGCAATATCGGTAACATGCAATCTGTTAATTGCCTTTGCGATTTAGGTGCcagtattaatttgatgccctTATCCCTTTTTTGTAGTATGTTTGGTGATCGACAGGTACAGTCTACACTAATGATGCTGCAGCTAGCGGATCACTCTCTGAAGAAGCCACATGGGATTGTGGAAGATGTCTTAGTTAAAGTCAACAAATTCATATTCCCCGTGGATTTTGTTGTCCTTGACTATGCTGCAGACAAGGAGTGCCCGATGATATTGGGGCGACCATTCATGTACTCTGGGAGAGCACTTATTGATGTTCACGATGGCAAGCTGACTTTGAGGATTGGGGATGAAAGCGTCGAGTTTGACATGAGAAAAATCACACGCCATCCCAATTCAGGAGGAGAATGTATGCGGGTAGACATGATGGATGAGTTAGTGGAAGAGAAACTAGCAGAAAACAAAGCCATCATGCCTTCTATGCCGAGTAAAGAGGAAGAAGCTGAAGAGGAGGAGTACATAGAGGAACCAGTCCTTGAACCGGTGTTAAAAAGCAAGCACATTACTCCTTCCTCTTCCGAGAAGCCACCAAAAGTGGAACTCAAGATCTTGCCTGCACATTTGCGATATGCCTTCTTGGGAGCTGATAGCACTTTACCAATTATCATCAGCAACAAGCTCACCAAGAACTAG